The genome window CCgtactgttttgaaattttcaAGTTAATAACAGAAGCATGCCCACCCAAAACCCTGTATTGTCAGTTTTTgctcattttctttgtttttttctttttaatgactTCATAAATTTTTTAATATGTTTGCCATGATGACAATGTCATCAGTGTAACAGCACGGTACTGCTTTGTTAACTAGGCCCTAATCTATTAGGGACTTACATTGCATAAGTGGCTGTTGTAACTTGAAGCAAAGATAAATTTGCAAGACTGTATTGCATGGCGTGCCCATTGGGTGTGGAGGACTGCCTAAGTTCAGTGAACCCCCCCCCCtacaccccctttttttttttttttttttttttttttttttttttttttttttttttttttttttttggaaacttgGGCTAGAAAACAATACTGTTTGCAGTAGATTTCTAGTAACCATTGCTGAATGTTACCCTTTAGACTTGTATGCAATGGTGTCTTTCTTCGAAATTTATATTCTTGTGACAAACTGATCTGTTGCTACATTTGCTCCATATTTAACACACTTCTATTGAAGTGCCATTACTGAACATGTCTTCATACAATATAATTCAAGTTTCATTTTGGAATACATGAAAGCTTTACAGGTTCATTTGCTCCAAGAGTTACATCCGCATCCATAGGTGCACAAAATAAAGATATCTACTGCCTACACTTATTTTCTTCAAACCACTTCTCACTCCATGGTGGTTGGGTGCAGGGTGGGCTCATTTCTGTATGATCTGTGTGGCCTCCACTTAAAATGTGAGTGTTGACATATCAATCCTACTGGTGCAGCAAAGTAATCAATGCATGAATGAGTTGGAACAACAGGAGCAACTACAAAATTATACACCAGCTTGATATGCAAACAGTAAAAAAGTACCCATTAACTGATACGTGACATTCATTCAAGACTTTGCacaacatttaaaagaaaaaagtaatattAACAGAAGAGTAAAAGAAAATGGGGCTATTTGTAACAAACAATGGTTTCCATGAAATCGTTTTAATAGGGAATGTATAATAATTGAAAAAGCATTTTCAATTATATGCGTAAGTTTTTATTCATATTCACAGTAGCTTGATCTACTTTGTTACTGAACTCTGTTCAGTCTGTATACTTTATACTGATAGGTTAACGAAACACTGCTTTATTTCTTTCACAATTGCATATTTCTACTACTTCATACAATGCTCATGACTTTTAACTTATTTCATAACTGTACTCCTGCGCTTAGATAAGTATCAGTATTGGAAACCAAATGATTACTAAACAAGTTCGAACACTTATTacagtttttacaatttaaaaacttttaGTCGATCGGGTTGTCAGCCATTAGAAAAATTTTGTTGAGAGAAAATACTAATCCATTTCCTACCACTGATTGTGGTTGAAACAGCCACTGTTCCCCTGAAAAATTTAAACGTTAGCACTTATGACGTTCACTACAGTACAGTGATTCCAGTGAACAACTCAATCTTGGCGAGGTGGTAGCGTCGCTGCTGTAATGTAGCCAGAATGACCACACACTGAAAGTCCAGGGGAAGCAGTATTGTAAGTTTTTTGTGAGGTTGCTTCTTTTGTTCCTATATTCAAAATGGGCATGGCGCGTACTTGCACATTCAGTTCTTTAAGCAAACATTCCATTGTTACTATCTCGAAAAATCCATTCTCACTTAAAGCCTTGCACGTGTTTTGCACTTGCTCTATACACGGTGAAAACGATACAAATCTGCCGCCGATTTGTTTAAAAGCCGCAACTGCATAAGGTACTGCATCCCAAGGCTTTGGCAAATCAAGGAATACTGCGTCTGCACGATTTGTAACAGCCGCTCCGAAACCATCCTCACAGACATCACGGTGTTCAACAGATACATACTCTGACAAACCATGCTCCTTAAACTCTTCCCGAACTACGTCGACTCTAGCAGCATGAAAATCATATGTAAACAAATGTCCTGAAGGTTTTATTGTTCGGATCAAGGCGTGAGAGAGCGAGCCACTTCCAGTTCCTGCTTCAATAACTATACTTCCCGGCTTTAGCTCCAACTGAAAAATTATCATACTAATATCCGGTGTGTATATGATTTGTGTCCTATGAAGTAAAGTTAACGTCCACAATTCCGGTGTTGGGTGAAGTACGTATACCCATCCTTTAGTTAATTTAACTTTGCTTCCAAATTTTTTACCAATTAGAGAATCTACTTTTAATGCGCCATAAACAGTttggaaaacatttgacacaagagccccatttttattttttatttgtggtgtCACTTTCAAAGCATGCATGCTGTTAACGTTGACATAAAGTATAACGGTATcgtcttcttctatcacttctttGAAACGCGCGAAACTCATTTTCGTTGCGTGGTAAATACTGTTTCTCAACACTTACTCCTACGGAACACACAACACCAACTAAAACAACTTCAAGTCCTCAACAACTGTTTAGTGTTTACATATTACACAGTACACACGTGTATTCGTACTTGTCAACTTTGCGCGTTGCGTCTGTTCAAAGATAGCTTTAAAAACATTGAAGAGATCCCAGTCGCATCTTTAGACTTTCTTTAAGCCACATGTCTATAAGCATTGAAAATTATCATTTAGAATAGAAAATTGAGAAATTTTCAGTCCCTGAGCATTTCTTAAATATGGTTGACTACCTGTATGTGAAAACGCAATGCACGAGCAAATCTAGAATTTTGTGCTGAACATGAACTAAGTACATACAGTCCACATGAGATAGTTTTTTAAAGTCCTTCTTCtgtcaatctagatacagtaatcATTTGTATTGTGTGTAACTTGTTGTAAGTAAAGACATTAACTATGAGAAGACTTGCTATTAAGGTGAATAATTTCATTTTGTCATTGCAAAATATAGAAAGAAACCATGTAAAAGAAGGTAGTGGACTATATAATTTCACACACATCGAAATCACTAAGTTTTAAATTGGGTGTAAGCTATCAGTTACCATAATTAAAATGCTACCAAATTGATTTTATTTACAATTGCTGTTGCAGGAATGATGGATGTCAATTATTAGGCCATTGGATGCATGAACCCTTAGGGTAGTTTGGTAACTTTTGTCATATGTCAACAACAGATTTTGAGTTGCTCCTTCATATGTTTCATATGTTCATTTATTAGTTGTTCAGCGTGTTTACCATGGAATTAGTTGCTCAAAACACATTTTACATATTCATAATTGTTGTTACCAatttttacattatacattatGCATATACATACATTCATCTTTCTAATAGTTAGTAATTGTTACATTTTACACACATCATTATACATATACggaaatacatataaatacataaattttttacTAATCAGAAGATTTCAGCGACAATCATTAAACAGTTTGCATTCAAGAgttaattatacagttttacacat of Schistocerca serialis cubense isolate TAMUIC-IGC-003099 chromosome 2, iqSchSeri2.2, whole genome shotgun sequence contains these proteins:
- the LOC126458305 gene encoding tRNA (adenine(58)-N(1))-methyltransferase catalytic subunit TRMT61A-like, producing MSFARFKEVIEEDDTVILYVNVNSMHALKVTPQIKNKNGALVSNVFQTVYGALKVDSLIGKKFGSKVKLTKGWVYVLHPTPELWTLTLLHRTQIIYTPDISMIIFQLELKPGSIVIEAGTGSGSLSHALIRTIKPSGHLFTYDFHAARVDVVREEFKEHGLSEYVSVEHRDVCEDGFGAAVTNRADAVFLDLPKPWDAVPYAVAAFKQIGGRFVSFSPCIEQVQNTCKALSENGFFEIVTMECLLKELNVQVRAMPILNIGTKEATSQKTYNTASPGLSVCGHSGYITAATLPPRQD